Proteins from one Podospora pseudoanserina strain CBS 124.78 chromosome 1, whole genome shotgun sequence genomic window:
- a CDS encoding hypothetical protein (EggNog:ENOG503PGFQ) yields the protein MSTQGLLAKGVPPQPLWLLYIKIAILVLSLVTLALGAWAVSIFGGYAGGYGGPTGAGGLVIFTAIWSFIVYGGAAAIEIWAPHFFYRIGALVGYILHIIFWLSAWAWSASAASFWLSYTYGFGFYDSAWKREGQALGACAGLGALIWVLSIVHLVFFIRASLADPEGSGPAPGTAGQAELGQVKPEQQYPAQQTYPVQQTQ from the exons ATGTCGACTCAAGGTCTCCTTGCAAAGGGCgttccccctcaacccctctGGCTCCTCTACATCAAGATCGCGATTTTGGTGCTCTCACTCGTCACACTCGCTCTCGGTGCTTGGGCCGTATCAATCTTTGGTGGCTATGCTGGAGGATATGGTGGCCCAACTGGCGCCGGTGGTCTTGTCATCTTCACA GCTATCTGGTCCTTCATCGTCTACGGCGGCGCCGCAGCCATTGAGATCTGGGCCCCTCACTTCTTCTATCGCATCGGTGCTCTGGTCGGTTACATCCTCCACATCATCTTTTGGCTCTCCGCCTGGGCCTGGTCTGCCAGCGCCGCTTCCTTCTGGCTCTCATACACGTATGGCTTTGGTTTCTACGACTCTGCGTGGAAGAGAGAGGGCCAGGCTCTCGGTGCCTGCGCCGGTCTCGGTGCTTTGATCTG GGTTCTTTCCATTGTGCACTTGGTCTTCTTCATCCGTGCCTCCCTGGCTGATCCTGAGGGGTCTGGCCCGGCCCCTGGCACCGCCGGCCAAGCTGAGCTCGGCCAGGTCAAGCCTGAGCAGCAGTACCCCGCACAG CAGACCTATCCTGTCCAGCAGACTCAATAG
- a CDS encoding hypothetical protein (COG:E; EggNog:ENOG503PADX), with translation MFTSKSLTALAIGLGAIASQAKAEKSTFDSDLTWVSTDSSLPKVVIYNARGTILSASKYGRLDNINYGSGPPVTVDHMIGNVTEVLKVAQLAVVSFPVTGGSAGLNSSLYLNITQHANRHLCTEGSDIAGGIMFHGTNTLEETAFGVDLTLNCSKPFVATGAMRPDTYISPDGRSNFFQAVATAVSPDARDRGGLIAFNDRITSIYYSTKSNANTPDTFRSIEQGNVGAFLGGQPYFYFSGPSYPTGRPHFDVTNTTELPAVVVLYGHLWIEGFDASLMYAAVANGAKGIVHMGSGAASLSPSAREAAAELYKQGIPVVTVTRSVTGTGMPGIEKGPVFYASYLQGPQARIMLQLAINAGYTLDEIRDLFEAPLRSAIYAPAPNSEWFAEV, from the exons ATGTTCACTTCGAAATCCCTCACAGCGTTGGCCATCGGCCTTGGTGCCATTGCATCCCAAGCCAAAGCTGAGAAGTCTACTTTTGACTCGGATCTTACTTGGGTCTCAACAGATTCTTCTTTGCCCAAGGTTGTCATCTACAACGCTCGCGGTACAATtctctccgcctccaagtACGGCCggctcgacaacatcaactaTGGATCCGGTCCCCCAGTTACCGTTGACCACATGATCGGAAACGTCACTGAGGTCCTCAAGGTGGCTCAGTTGGCTGTTGTTTCTTTCCCAGTCACAGGAGGAAGTGCCGGCCTCAACAGCTCACTCTACCTCAACATCACACAGCATGCCAACCGTCATCTCTGCACCGAGGGCTCAGACATAGCAGGTGGCATCATGTTCCACGGAACCAACACCCTCGAGGAGACAGCCTTTGGCGTCGACCTGACCCTCAACTGCTCCAAGCCATTCGTCGCTACCGGTGCCATGAGACCCGATACCTACATCTCCCCCGATGGCCGCTCCAACTTCTTCCAGGCTGTCGCCACAGCCGTTTCCCCCGATGCGAGGGACAGGGGTGGTTTGATCGCCTTCAACGATCGTATCACCTCCATCTACTATTCCACCAAGTccaacgccaacacccccgaCACCTTCAGGTCGATCGAGCAGGGCAACGTCGGTGCTTTCCTCGGAGGTCAACCGTACTTCTACTTCAGCGGACCAAGCTATCCCACCGGCCGCCCACACTTTGACGTGACGAACACCACTGAGCTTCCTGCCGTTGTCGTCCTCTATGGTCACC TTTGGATAGAGGGCTTCGACGCCTCGCTCATGTACGCGGCTGTTGCCAATGGTGCCAA GGGTATCGTTCACATGGGCTCTGGCGCCGcttctctctccccctccgcccgcGAGGCTGCCGCCGAGCTCTACAAGCAGGGCATCCCTGTCGTGACTGTCACCCGTTCCGTGACCGGCACTGGTATGCCCGGTATTGAGAAGGGTCCTGT CTTCTACGCTAGCTACCTCCAGGGCCCTCAGGCCAGAATCATGCTTCAGCTCGCCATTAACGCCGGTTACACTCTTGATGAGATCCGGGATTTGTTTGAGGCTCCTTTGAGGAGTGCCATCTATGCCCCTGCTCCCAACAGCGAGTGGTTTGCCGAGGTGTAA